A single region of the Ptychodera flava strain L36383 chromosome 9, AS_Pfla_20210202, whole genome shotgun sequence genome encodes:
- the LOC139140842 gene encoding uncharacterized protein, with product MSSSSDIKYLTDLSISETSDFKYIEIKAQCPGLTMWRELTGAVKVEAKFEDNSFDVKVNYNSNKYAFEANGKPLFKPIMKNKCSYKVRENRIEISLRKEEPVTWRAGGDAVQILAE from the exons ATGAGTTCGAGCAGTGACATTAAATATTTGACGGATTTGA GTATATCGGAAACCAGCGATTTCAAATACATCGAAATCAAAGCACAATGCCCAGGTTTGACGATGTGGAGAGAATTAACAGGGGCAGTGAAAGTCGAAGCTAAGTTTGAAGACAA TTCCTTTGATGTCAAAGTGAATTACAATTCGAACAAGTATGCCTTTGAGGCAAACGGAAAACCACTCTTCAAACCTATCATGAAAAATAAGTGTTCATATAAG GTTAGAGAAAACAGAATCGAAATAAGTCTTCGAAAAGAAGAACCGGTGACATGGCGTGCTGGTGGCGATGCTGTGCAGATTCTTGCCGAATAA